From the Phreatobacter oligotrophus genome, the window GCGGTCGACCGGCACCGCGCCGCCATGCCGCTCGATGAGCAGGCGCGACAGGGCGATGACGTTCTTCGCCTTGTTGCGGAAGAGGCCGATGGTCTTGATGTAGGAGACGAGGCCCTCCTCGCCGAGCGCCACCATCTTTTCCGGCGTGTCGACGACCTGGAACAGCGGACGCGTCGCCTTGTTGACGCCGACATCGGTCGCCTGCGCCGACAGCACCACGGCCACCAGCAGCGTATAGGCGTTGATGCTCTCGAGCTCGCCCTTCGGCTCGGGCTCGACCTCGTGGAAGCGGAAGAAGATCGCCTCGATCTCGGCCGGCGTCAGGCCATCACGCTTGCGCCGTTTCGCGGCGGCCTTCGCAGCCGCGGTGTTGGCGAGCGCCATGCCGGCGGTGATCTTCGGCGCCCGTTTGCGCGCCGGCTTCTTCGGCTTGGCCGACGAGGGCGTGGATGACGACTTCGGAGTGGTCGGACCGGGCATGTGGCTCGTATAGTCGGTCGTCATGAGCACCGGCAACATGCAACCGGGCGCGGCCCTCGCCGACGCCGAAGACCCGCCGCTCTTCGCGGCGATCCTCACCCCCCACCGCTCGATGGGATGGCCCGGCTTCCTCGCCGTGATGGGCGCGGTGGCGGCGGTCAACCTCGTCGGCGCGGTGGTCTTCACCGCCATCGGAGCCTGGCCCGTCCTGCCCTTCCTGGGCTTGGACGTGCTGATCATCTTCCTCGCCTTCCGGGCCAATTACCGCCATGCCCGCGCCTTCGAGGAGGTCATCGTCACGCCGACCGAGCTGCGCATCCGCAAGGTGACCTGGCACGGCCATGCCCGCGAATGGCGCTTCAACCCCGCCTGGACGCGGCTGACCCAGCAGCGCGACGAGGAGGACGGCCAGGTGCTCGGCCTGACGCTGGACGAAGGCCGGCGGCGGCTCGACATCGCGACCTTCCTGCCGCCCGTCGAGCGGGAGGGCTTCGGCAAGGCCTTGTCGGCGGCGCTCGCCGAGGCTAAGCGCGGACCGGATCGCACGCGCTTCGACTGAGGAGATCATCATGGCCGGTTCGGTGGATCGGGTGAGGGACGCCCTCACCGCAGCCGGTCATGCCGACGCGATCGTGACCTTTCCGGCGAGCACGCGCACGGCGGCGGATGCCGCAGCGGCCGTCGGCTGCGAGGTGGCGCAGATCGCCAAGTCCATCCTCTTCCGCGCCGGCGAGCGTCCGGTGCTGGTGGTGGCCTCGGGCGCCAATCGCATCGATGCGGCGAAGGTTTCCCGAATCGTCGGCATGAGCGTGGAGCGCCCCGACGCCAGCTGGGTGCGGCAGGTCACGGGCTTCGCCATCGGCGGCGTCGCACCGGTCGGCCACCTCACGCCGCCGGTGGTGCTGATCGACCAGGACCTCGGCAAGCTCGATCGCATCTGGGCGGCGGCGGGTGCCCCCAATGCCGTGTTCGAAACGCGCTTCGACGATCTCGTGCGGATCAGCGGGGGCCAGGTCGCGGACATCGCCGAGGGCTGAGAAATCGGGTGGCAGGGGCTGCCGGGCTGGCGCACTCTCAGCCCATGTTCAGCCGCGGAGGCCCCCATGCTCAACGTCGTCCAGCTGGAAAAGCACGGCACCC encodes:
- the nth gene encoding endonuclease III; the encoded protein is MPGPTTPKSSSTPSSAKPKKPARKRAPKITAGMALANTAAAKAAAKRRKRDGLTPAEIEAIFFRFHEVEPEPKGELESINAYTLLVAVVLSAQATDVGVNKATRPLFQVVDTPEKMVALGEEGLVSYIKTIGLFRNKAKNVIALSRLLIERHGGAVPVDREALEQLPGVGRKTANVVLNMAFGIPTIAVDTHLFRVANRTGLAPGATPLAVELGLEKVVPDAYRLHAHHWLILHGRYVCKAAKPDCPRCIIADICRFEHKTPA
- a CDS encoding DUF2244 domain-containing protein — its product is MSTGNMQPGAALADAEDPPLFAAILTPHRSMGWPGFLAVMGAVAAVNLVGAVVFTAIGAWPVLPFLGLDVLIIFLAFRANYRHARAFEEVIVTPTELRIRKVTWHGHAREWRFNPAWTRLTQQRDEEDGQVLGLTLDEGRRRLDIATFLPPVEREGFGKALSAALAEAKRGPDRTRFD
- a CDS encoding YbaK/EbsC family protein, producing MAGSVDRVRDALTAAGHADAIVTFPASTRTAADAAAAVGCEVAQIAKSILFRAGERPVLVVASGANRIDAAKVSRIVGMSVERPDASWVRQVTGFAIGGVAPVGHLTPPVVLIDQDLGKLDRIWAAAGAPNAVFETRFDDLVRISGGQVADIAEG